A part of Pungitius pungitius chromosome 15, fPunPun2.1, whole genome shotgun sequence genomic DNA contains:
- the aire gene encoding autoimmune regulator, whose product MSRTGAFRDTNLRSLLRELRTDIAMAVDDPFPLLYGLVDKNILTDQLFKDTLEKEGREGIHKAMYSLLSWVLEQRRSTIQAFWSNLSKDYNLDSYPKLQTLLTKLQSRQDAASSRAERSSSGSLKTPHSKKRNHRERETNNLHPQYHAETSDRPGGKVRLYRVKSEAAAPKLTSANNVLEASSSAQRPVTLCSSLTEPPVSHVATEKTHIKQMLDSDGSARKVVGEFDSEEMKPPPESKAVDNKLPRKGATTTGTVHCNDDECAVCKDGGELICCDGCPRAFHLTCLDPPLTSIPSGTWRCERCCGNTVKTENAPVSFQVSVICFLHAFDVGRLSSINLHDHERFFILLHCISSSYFMSQPLDAQQKNTSSSDSIVDVSFFSSLPSSPLTCVTASINELRSQGPGGELLGAREVCGVCCIEGGELTHCLQCLQRFHPDSLTVRVLVFRGRSICSSWGSFAEREAETSRSLQLLHEQQSSAPEAVLHKDELDSILGDCSIDILQWAFHNISRPHPDSQGCFK is encoded by the exons ATGTCCAGAACGGGAGCTTTTCGGGACACAAACCTGCGCTCCCTGCTGAGGGAGCTGCGGACTGATATTGCCATGGCTGTAGATGACCCTTTCCCTCTCCTTTACGGTTTGGTGGACAAAAACATCCTCACTGACCAACTATTTAAG GACACGCTGGAGAAGGAAGGTAGAGAAGGGATCCATAAGGCCATGTACTCCCTCCTCTCCTGGGTCCTGGAACAGAGAAGATCCACCATTCAGGCTTTCTGGAGCAACTTGTCCAAAGACTACAACCTGGACAGCTACCCCAAGCTGCAGACGTTGCTCACTAAACTGCAATCCA GACAGGACGCTGCAAGTTCCAGAGCAGAGAGAAGCTCCTCCGGAAGCCTCAAAACTCCTCACAGTAAGAAGAggaaccacagagagagagagacaaacaatcTGCACCCACAGTATCACGCCGAGACGAGTGATAGACCAG GCGGCAAAGTGAGGCTGTACAGAGTGAAAAGTGAAGCTGCTGCCCCAAAGCTGACATCTGCAAACA ATGTTCTGGAGGCTTCGTCTTCCGCCCAGAGACCAGTCACGCTGTGTTCCTCATTAACTGAGCCGCCAGTCAGCCACGTAGCCACAGAGAAGACCCATATCAAACAGATGCTGGACTCAGATG GAAGTGCCAGAAAAGTTGTTGGGGAGTTTGACTCAGAGGAGATGAAACCGCCACCCGAGTCCAAAGCTGTTGACAACAAGCTTCCCCGCAAGGGGGCGACCACCACAGGCACG GTCCACTGTAATGATGATGAGTGTGCAGTGTGTAAGGACGGAGGGGAGCTCATCTGCTGCGATGGCTGTCCTCGAGCCTTTCACTTGACCTGCTTGGACCCTCCGCTCACATCCATACCCAG TGGCACTTGGCGTTGTGAACGCTGCTGTGGAAACACAGTGAAAACGGAGAATGCGCCAGTATCTTTTCAAGTAAGCGTG atttgtttcctACATGCTTTTGATGTTGGACGTCTCTCCTCCATAAATCTTCACGATCACGaacgtttttttattcttttgcaCTGCATTTCCTCTTCATATTTCATGTCACAGCCGCTCGATGCCCAGCAAAAAAACACGAGCTCGAGCGACTCCATCGTGGATGTGTCCTTCTTCTCCTCGCTTCCATCCTCGCCGCTCACCTGTGTCACAGCCTCTATCAATGAGCTCAGAAGCCAG GGCCCGGGTGGAGAGCTGCTCGGTGCGAGGGAGGTGTGTGGTGTTTGTTGCATAGAAGGCGGAGAGCTGACTCACTGCCTCCAGTGTTTGCAGCGCTTCCAC CCGGACTCCCTCACAGTGCGTGTGCTTGTTTTTAGAGGCAGATCCATCTGCTCGTCCTGGGGCAGCTTTGCGGAGAGGGAGGCGGAAACATCCAGGAGCTTACAG ctcCTTCATGAGCAGCAGTCTTCTGCCCCTGAGGCCGTCCTCCATAAAGATGAACTGGACTCCATCCTGGGAGAC TGCTCCATTGACATCTTGCAGTGGGCTTTCCACAACATCTCTCGGCCTCATCCAGACTCTCAAGGATGCTTCAagtga